Proteins from a genomic interval of Aspergillus flavus chromosome 7, complete sequence:
- a CDS encoding universal stress protein family domain protein, with translation MSSTPKSSLDSEERASNASEPSSQNSRISSTADSPRRKSIQFNFGGTEPQSQHRRSTSAVGGRRPQQQEAQDKEQKATGRGHSPPPPQTYERGVSFNTFDNPDAADFSLTLNYKHKGYQCTRRSRTFLCGTDQNDYSDFALEWLIDELVDDGDEIVCLRAVEKDSTIASDAAIEEGKYRQEAEKLFEQVIQKNSQDEKAISLVLELAVGKVQDIIQRMIRIYEPSVLIVGTRGRNLGGVQGLLPGSVSKYCLQQSPIPVIVVRPSTKREKKKKKRLADPTRRNYNHILELSEQRGSKLFDASSSTDSHVSKLPDEEAAVAAALGLPRSYANSRSSLSMSERSSVSHDENDSPSPNVDSLGTSHSPAAGTPESTESESTTDDEPGPQIKDAPEGSSSETASTEEAKAVDATSTDESELINSNQSTPRPGSSKLNIPVIVTEDMTEKGTDGQ, from the exons ATGTCCTCCACCCCTAAAAGCTCCCTCGATAGCGAGGAGCGCGCATCCAACGCTTCCGAACCCTCATCCCAGAACTCACGCATCTCATCTACGGCTGATAGTCCCCGTCGGAAGTCGATTCAATTCAACTTTGGTGGGACCGAGCCACAGAGTCAGCACCGTCGGTCTACCAGCGCTGTCGGCGGGCGCCGgccacaacaacaagaagcgCAGgacaaagaacagaaagccaCTGGAAGAGGTCATTCACCTCCGCCACCCCA AACTTACGAGAGAGGTGTTTCTTTCAATACGTTCGACAACCCTGACGCGGCGGACTTCTCTTTAACTTTGAATTACAAACACAAGGGGTATCAGTGTACCCGGCGCAGTCGTACTTTTCTATGCGGCACGGATCAGAATGATTATTCCGATTTTGCCTTGGAGTGGCTCATTGACGAATTGGTGGATGATGGCGACGAGATCGTCTGTCTACGGGCCGTGGAAAAGGACTCCACGATCGCAAGTGACGCCGCAATCGAGGAGGGAAAGTACcgccaagaagcagagaagTTGTTTGAGCAAGTGATCCAGAAGAATAGccaggatgagaaggcaaTCAGCTTAGTCTTGGAACTAGCGGTGGGGAAAGTCCAGGATATCATTCAGCGCATG ATCCGTATCTACGAGCCTTCGGTACTGATTGTTGGCACCCGTGGCCGTAACCTAGGCGGCGTACAGGGCCTGCTGCCCGGTTCCGTCTCCAAATACTGCTTACAGCAATCCCCAATTCCCGTGATCGTCGTCCGTCCCTCCACCAAgcgggaaaagaagaagaagaagcgtcTTGCGGATCCCACTCGCCGCAACTATAATCACATCCTAGAGCTGAGCGAGCAGCGTGGAAGCAAGTTGTTCGACGCAAGTTCGAGCACGGACAGTCACGTCTCGAAACTTCCGGACGAAGAAGCAGCCGTAGCCGCGGCTCTCGGCCTGCCTCGGTCGTACGCCAACTCCCGAAGCTCGCTGTCAATGTCCGAGCGAAGCAGTGTGAGCCATGATGAGAATGATTCGCCGTCTCCTAATGTCGACTCCTTGGGCACCAGCCACAGCCCAGCGGCGGGCACCCCGGAGAGCACTGAGAGCGAAAGCACAACAGACGATGAGCCTGGACCGCAGATCAAAGATGCACCCGAGGGCTCGTCATCGGAGACTGCATCTACGGAAGAGGCCAAGGCGGTTGATGCAACATCGACGGATGAATCCGAGTTGATCAACTCCAATCAAAGTACACCAAGGCCAGGCAGTTCTAAACTGAACATTCCGGTCATTGTCACTGAAGATATGACCGAGAAGGGAACGGATGGCCAGTGA